A window of the Equus przewalskii isolate Varuska chromosome 10, EquPr2, whole genome shotgun sequence genome harbors these coding sequences:
- the DCAKD gene encoding dephospho-CoA kinase domain-containing protein isoform X2 → MFLVGLTGGIASGKSSVIQVFQQLGCAVIDIDVIARQVVQPGHPAHRRIVEAFGTEVLLENGDINRKVLGDLIFNQPDRRSLLNAITHPEIRKQMMKETFKYFLRGKTQGLGQGWGRALSPQDQGPGTGWGRALSRQDQGPSSLQKVWPGWGSWLSRLSSSLWSLAPTMQTPYQPQRNEAVSLKS, encoded by the exons ATGTTCCTGGTGGGCCTCACGGGGGGCATCGCCTCAGGCAAGAGCTCCGTGATTCAGGTGTTCCAGCAGCTGGGCTGCGCCGTGATCGACATCGACGTCATAGCGCGGCAGG TTGTCCAGCCAGGACACCCAGCCCACCGGCGCATCGTGGAGGCCTTTGGCACTGAGGTCTTGCTGGAGAATGGCGACATCAATCGCAAGGTCCTGGGGGACTTGATCTTTAACCAGCCTGACCGACGGTCTCTGCTCAACGCCATCACCCACCCTGAGATCCGCAAGCAGATGATGAAGGAGACCTTCAAGTACTTCCTCCGGGGTAAGACCCAGGGCCTGGGACAGGGGTGGGGCAGAGCCCTCTCCCCCCAGGACCAGG ggcctgggacagGGTGGGGCAGAGCCCTCTCCCGCCAGGACCAGGGCCCTTCATCTCTGCAGAAAGTTTGGCCAGGGTGGGGGAGCTGGTTATCCAGACTGTCGAGTTCACTCTGGTCGTTGGCACCCACCATGCAGACCCCGTACCAGCCCCAGAGGAATGAAGCAGTGTCCCTCAAGTCTTGA